The Maridesulfovibrio hydrothermalis AM13 = DSM 14728 DNA window CGCTCAGGCATAAAGAAATATTTCAACGGACTGTAAAAAAGTCAGGATTATTCAAATGACTTCTGATAAATACATAAAAATCAAAGCTCCTTCATCAAAGTCCCTGTCACACAGGGCGCTTATTGCGGGCGCGCTTTCAGAAGGGACCACTGTTGTGCTGGACCCGCTGGACAGCAATGATATCAATCGCACTATGGATTGCCTTAGTACAATGGGCGCAAAATTCCATGTGGATGCCGGTACGACCAATGTAACAGGCATGACCTCCGGCCCTAAAGGCGGGCAGAAGGAACCTGAAATTCTTGAAATGCGTGATTCCGGTACCACTTGCAGGCTGATCACTGCTCTGGCAGGTGCTGGCAAAGGACTTTTCCGCATACAGGGAACTCCGCGTATGCATGACCGTCCCATCGGCGCACTGACCGATGCCCTTGAATCTCAAGGCGTAAAGGTCACCTTTTCCGATAAAGACGGCTACCCTCCGGTAACTCTCGAAGCTGATGGATTCAGCGGGCGTGAGATGGATATCTCTCTTGAAGAGTCCAGTCAGTATCTTTCAGGTCTGTTGCTTGCTGCGCCGCTTGCTCATGAAACTGCCATTATTAATGTCGTAGGTAAAAAAGCTGTATCATGGCCTTATGTAGCCCTGACTCTTAACGTAATGGAAGATTTCAGAGTTTCATTCGAAGTTGAAACCATGCAGGATGGAACGTGGACCAAGGCCGACTGGAGAATGGTTGAAAAGGTTATTCCCGGTGAAATTCGTTTCCGGGTCAACCCTTCACCATATCAACGTGATGAATACCGTGTGGAAGGTGACTGGTCTAACGCATCATATTTTCTGGCAGCCGGGGCGGTCGGTAATAAAGCTGTTAAGATTGAAGGGTTGTCCACGGACTCACTTCAAGGTGATCGGGCGATTATGGGCATCCTTGAGTCTATGGGGGCACGGATTGAGAGTGATTCAAGCGGAGTAATTGTTCACCCTTCCAAATTGCACGGAGTTGAGGTAGACATGGGACTCTGTCCGGACCTCGTCCCCACAGTTGCGGTTGCAGCGGCTTTTGCTGACAGCCCGACCACCATTACAAATGTTGCTCATTTGCGTATTAAAGAATGTGACCGTCTTGAAGCAAGTGCTGCCGAGGTCATGAGAGCTGGCGGCAAGGCTGAGATGACTGATGATTCCATCACCATTATTCCCGGCAGGTTGAAAAAAACTGAGAGAATTGTTTTCTCCACTTATGACGATCATCGTCTGGCCATGAGTACCGCAATTTTTTCGCTGGCTGGTATAGAAGCTATCCCCGAAGAACCGGGATGTGTAAATAAATCATTCCCCGGATTCTGGGATGAATGGGCAAAAGTAACCAAAGGAAATGGTTGTTAAAATGGAATGCGAGTTTAATAAAATACACAGCATAGCCGTCATCGGGTCCAGAGGACAGATGGGTGGCTTCCTTGCGCTCAAAGCTGAGCGTGCGGGTGTACTCGTACATCGTTTTGATCAGCCGATTGATGAAGCTGAACTTGCGCGATTACTTCCGGCTACCGATTTTGTCCTGCTGTGCATTCCCGTAACAGTGATGGATGATGTACTGCCAAGAATTGTTCCGCATATGAAGAAGGGGGCAGTCCTTTCCGATGTAGGGTCCGTTAAAGGCCGGCCTTTGCAGCAGATGATCAGGGCTTACGATGGCCCTGTGGTGGGAACTCATCCTCTTTTCGGTCCGGTTATTCCGGCGGACTTCGATCCGACCGTTGCTCTCGTTGCCGGACGTGAGGAGGATAGAAGCTCTATTCTGGCGGTCAAAGACTTTTTTGAACGTCTGGATTTAGGTGCATTTGAGTCTACAGTGGAAGAGCATGACAAAGCTATGGCGATGATTCAGGCTTTGAATTTCAGCTCGACAATTGCTTTTCTGGCCTGTTCCAGAGAAATTCCTAATATTGAAAAATTTGTAACCCCGTCTTTCAAACGCAGACTTGAGTCTGCAAATAAGATGGTGACACAGGACAGCGATCTTTTCGTAACTATTTCTGATGCAAATCAGTACAGCCACGAAGCAATTCGCCTGTTCCGTTCTTTTCTCTCCCTTGCAGCTGCTGGTGATATGGACCTTCTTGCCGGCCGTGCTTCCTGGTGGTGGCGTGAAAACAGTACCTAGGGAGAAGTGTATCTGAAAAAGATTAAGCCGCATTCTCCCGTGAGAATGCGGCTTTTTTTATATTAAAAATTGGTGTGAGTACTTATAGTTTTTAGAGGGGACCGTCTACTCATCACCGAAGCGCATCAAAAATGGAGAAATGAACATGAAAATTGAATTAACGCAGTACGGCAAATGGTTGCCGGCTGATACGCAGACCCCGATCAGCCTCTATCTGGGGCTGGTGGGGGATGCGCCCGGAATATTGCTGGAAAGTGCTGAAGTTGACGGCCGTCTTGGCCGTTACAGCCTGATCGCATGGGATTTCAGACTTAAGCTTTCGCCTGTGCGTGGAAAATTGTCTGTGGAATGTGCTGATTCCAGATTGGCCGGGCTGGCGAGTTATTCAGGCATGGATTTTCTTGAGGGGCTGCGTGCAGTGATGAAGGCTCTGCATGTTAATACCCATGCGGAAGTTGGAGAGCTTCCTGCACTTACCCGCGGTCTTTATGGAACACTTGGTTACGGCATTGCCGGTATGCTTGAGCCTAAACTTAAAGATAAACTGCCTGCTGAAGATGCTGAGGTCCGTCTTGCTCTGCCGGGCAGGGTGGTTCTGTATGATCATCTGAAGCATAGCTGCTGTTTTCTATCTTTGGATAAAGGTGCTGTTCCCGAGTTTACTCCTCCTGTTTTCGGAGCTGTGTGTGAATCTACAACAGTCGGTGAACCTGTGGCTGTTCCGGGGCGTGAAAAATATATTGAAGGTGTGAATAAAGTTCGGGATTTGATTGCTGAGGGTGAGTGCATTCAGGTAGTGCTTTCCACCCGTTTTTCAGCTCCGTTCAGCGGTGATTCTTTCGATCTGTACCGCAGGCTGCGTCAGGCTAATCCTTCACCGTTCATGTTTTATATGAAATTCAGCCGTGAGGAAATTCTGCTTGGTTCATCCCCTGAAATGATGGCCCGTTGCGAAAGGGGCAGACTGGAGGTCCGGCCCATCGCCGGAACCCGTCCGCGCGGTAAGGATGCAGCCGGAGACCGCAAGTATGCTGAAGAACTTCTTGCTGACCCTAAAGAGTGCGCTGAACATGTTATGCTGGTCGACCTTGGCCGGAATGACCTTGGGCGTATTGCCAAGCCCGGTTCTGTTTCAGTGGAAAAGTTTATGCAGATTGAATACTTCAGCCACGTTATGCACATCACATCTTATGTGGAGGCAGATCTTCGTGATGATCATGATGCAATTGATGTTTTGCAGGCCACCTTTCCGGCGGGGACTCTTTCCGGTGCACCTAAGATCAGGGCTATGGAGATCATTTCTGAAATCGAGGAGGTTCCCCGCGGTCCCTACGGCGGCTGCATCGGCTTTATCGGCCTTGATAAGGATGCCATCAATCTGGATACCGGAATCACCATCCGTTCCATGTGGATTCGTGACGGCAAATGTCACTGGCAGGCCGGGGCCGGAATTGTCTATGATTCCGATCCTGAAATGGAATGGCTTGAGTGTAATAACAAGGCTAGAGTTTTAAGGGAAATTTTGCAGTCGGAGGGCGGAGATGTTTTTACTCGTGGATAATTTTGATTCGTTCACCTTCAATCTGGTTCAGGCATTTCAGCAGTTAGGTGCTGAGCCGCTGGTACTGCGCAATGACCGTGAAGACATTCTGGAACTGGCTGAGTCCGGTAAGCTGAAAAGAGTTTGCCTTTCGCCCGGTCCCAGCCGTCCTGAGAATGCAGGACTGTCACTGGAATTTTTAAGCCGATTATCCAAAGATGTTCCTGTTCTAGGTGTTTGTCTCGGTCACCAGACTCTTGGATATCACGGTGGGGCTTCAATTGTGAGGGCCGGACGTATCATGCATGGCAAGACTTCTGCCGTTTTTCATAAAAAAGAAGGACTTTTCAGCGGGATGGACGATCCATTTCAGGTCTGCCGTTACCATTCACTGGTGGTCAATGTTGATGAAGCACCAGATATGATGGAACTGACCGCCTGGACAGGACAGCGTGAAGTTATGGGGATGCGTTATAAAGATCGTCCCTGGGCGGGGGTGCAGTTTCACCCTGAATCCATTCTGACTCCAGACGGTCCGAAGCTTTTGAAAAACTTTTTGGACGGCAATATTTAGCCGCTATCATTAATATATAAGGACAAAGGTGAACAAAATGTCTCAAATTGTAAGCGAAGCCCTGCTGTTACTGTCTTCGGGGCAGGATCTGAGCACCGAACAGGCGGACGCTGTTTTTGAAGAACTTTTTTCGGGCGATATGACTAATGCGCAGGCCGGAGCTTTGCTCATGGGGTTGCGCGCTAAAGGTGAAACAGCAATTGAAGTTGCTGCCGGAGTCCGTGCCGCTCTGCGTGAAGCGAAGCTGATAAAAGGCTTGAACAGCAAACGTATTGATACCTGCGGTACTGGCGGTGACGGTTCGAACAGTTTCAACTGTTCAACTGCGGTGGCTCTTTATCTGGCTGATATGGGGTACGAAGTTGTAAAACACGGTAACAGGGCAGTTTCTTCTTCCTGCGGCAGTGCTGATGTGCTGGAAGATCTTGGCATCTCGCTTGGCACAACTGCGGGAGAGGCCAAAGGTGTTCTGACTGATGATAAGTTCGTGTTTCTTTTTGCTCCCAATTACCATCCGGCATTCGGTAAAATTGCGCCGATTCGAAAAGAACTGAGCATTCCGACTTTATTTAATCTCATGGGGCCGCTTCTTAACCCTGCCCGCCCGACCCATCAGGTTCTAGGTGTAGGCAGACCGGAGGTTATGCGTCTCATGGCAGAAGTTCTGGCTTTGACCGATGTGGAAAAAGCGTATGTCGTGCACGGGGCAGGGGCTTTTGACGAACTGACTCCGTTTGGCGTTAACGATGCCTTTCTGGTCGAAAACGGGAAGCTGACTGAGGTCAGGATTGACCCTGCTGATTATGGTTTTGCTGCTGCCAGCCCTGAAGATGTAGCAGTCAAAGATCGTCCTGAAGCATTGGCAGCTATCCGCAAAGTTCTTGCCGGGACGGCTCCCTCGGCCATGCTTGATATGGTTGCGCTGAACCTTGGCGCAGCGGTTTCGCTGCTTGACGGCACTTCTCTTGAAGTTGCCATGAATAAAGCCAAAGCCAAAGTCGCCAAGGGCGTTGATAAGGAATACTGAGTCATGCTTGAAAAATTCCGTAAATCAAAACAACCGGAAGTGGATATGCTCCGCAAATGTGAAGCTGAAGGAACACTTCCCGCTCCATATGAAGGGCAGCGTATTTCCTTTGCTGATGCTGTTAAACGTGATGAATCAGGTATGAAGGTCATCGCTGAGTACAAGCGTGCTTCTCCGGCGAAGGGGGATATTAACCTTGGGCTGAGCGCGGCGGATGTTGCGGGGATGTATGCGAGGGGCGGTGCTTCAGCTATTTCGGTGCTTACTGAGCATAAGTATTTCAAAGGTGATTTGTCTTACCTTGAAGAAATAAAATCCTGCGGCCTGCCTATGCTGCGTAAAGATTTTCTTGTGGACCCCTTGCAGGTTGTTCAGACTTTGTCGACTCCTGCTTCAGCTCTGCTTGTTATTGTACGCATGTTCGCTGATGACGATAAACTCAAAGAGATGATCGATAAGGCTAATGAATGCGGCCTTGATGCAGTGGTGGAAGCGTTTGACATGACGGATCTGATACGGGCTAAAAAAGCTGGTGCTGAGATTATCCAGATTAACAACCGTGACCTTGATACATTGGGTGTTGATATGAGTCGCTCTGTAGAGTTTATCAGGGAAAAGGCTGAGGGTGAAATCTGGATTTGTGCCAGCGGTATCGCTGAGCCTGAAGATTGTGCGCAGATGGCTCGGCTCGGCTATGATTGTGTACTGGTGGGCACATCCATTATGTCCAGTCCAGATCCGCAGTCTAAACTTGCTGCGCTTGTGGCCGGAGCGTCCTCGTGAGTCTGCTGGTTAAAGTTTGCGGCATGACCCGCTTGGAAGATGCGATAGCCTGCGAAGAGCTGGGAGCTGATTTTCTGGGGTTCATTTTCCATGCTTCCAGTCCACGCAATGTTGATAAGGAATTTGCCGGTTCCTTCAAGCCTGCCAAGGCCAGAAAGGTCGGTGTTTTCGTCAGGCAGAGCGCGGCGGAAGTGCTGGAGATTGTGAAAGGCGGCCATTTTGATTTTGCGCAGCTTCACGGAGGGCAGAATGAGCAGTTCTGCAAGACTGTAGGCAGAGAGAGGGTTATCAAAGTTCTGTGGCCGCAGCGTTATGAGTCAGTTAGAGAGTTTCAGGCTGATATTGATCGTTTTGCGCCGTTTTGCGCTTACATGCTTTTTGATGCCGGAAATAGCGGAGGAGGGCATGGAAAATCGCTGGCCTTTGATATCTTTAAAGATGTTACCATACCGTTGCCGTGGCTGCTTGCCGGAGGGCTTTGCGCAGAGAATTTAACTAAGGCTGTTGATATGGCAAAGCCGTACGGGGTTGACCTCAACTCCGGCGTGGAATCGGCTCCCGGTATTAAAGATAAAAATAAATTGAGTGCTGCATTTGAATGCATCCGCTCAGATAAGATGAGGAAAGAGTCATGAAAAAAGGATATTTTGGAGATTTTGGTGGACAATTTGTTCCTGAACTGCTCATGCCGCCCTTGCTTGAACTTGAAGAGGCTGTGGAAAAAATAGTTCACTCAGATGAGTTTCAGCAGGAATTCACCCGTCTGCTTACCGACTTTGTGGGCCGCCCCACTGCATTGACTCATTGCGCGAATATTTCCCGCGAGCTGGGATTCAATCTTTGGCTTAAGCGTGAAGACCTTGCGCATACCGGAGCGCACAAGGTTAACAATACCGTAGGTCAGGCTCTGCTTACTAAAATGATGGGCAAGCCCAGAATGCTGGCTGAAACCGGAGCCGGGCAGCACGGTGTTGCTACCGCAACAGCTGCGGCGTTGCTTGATCTTGAATGTGAAATTTATATGGGTGCTATTGATGTAAAGCGTCAGTCCCATAACGTACGCCGTATGGAACTGCTCGGGGCCAGATGTATTCCTGTTGAGTCCGGTACTCAGACTCTTAAAGATGCGATCAATGCGGCAATGCGGGTCTGGATTGCTAATCAGCAGACTACCCATTATTGCTTTGGCACTGCAGCGGGGGCGCATCCGTTTCCGCTTCTGGTCCGTGAATTTCAGTCTGTAATCGGGCGTGAAGCCAAAGCTCAGTTCAAGGAGAAAACGGGAGAGATGCCATATATGGTAGTTGCCTGCGTCGGCGGCGGATCAAATGCTATAGGCATGTTCCATGAGTTTGTCGAAGAAGAGTCCGTCAAAATAGTCGGCGTTGAAGCTGCCGGAACAGGTGAACCGGGCTGTACTAACTCCGCGCCGATCAATCTCGGAACTCCCGGAGTGCTGCATGGTATGAATACTTTGCTGCTCCAGACTGAGGAGGGACAGATCATGCCTTCCCATTCAATTGCTCCCGGGCTTGATTATCCCGGCGTTGGCCCTGAACATGTGCATCTGCACGATATCGGACGTGCGCAATACGGAACTGTCAACGATCATCAGGCCTTGAATGCCTTTCAGATGCTTTGCCGTAAGGAGGGAATTTTGCCTGCTCTTGAAAGTTCCCATGCTGTTGCATGGGTGCTGGAGAATAGAAAATCCATCCCCAAAGATGCCAATGTCATAGTTAATTTATCCGGTCGCGGTGACAAGGATATGGGTATTCTTGAAGAGTACCTGAATAAGCACGGAAAATAGTGGAGCTATATAATGAGTATTACCAAACTTGCAGATAAAATTAATGAGGCAAAAGCACAGGGACGCACAGCACTGATCCCGTTTCTGCCCGGTGGATATCCAAGTCGCGACCAGTTCTGGAAGGAGATTATTGAGCTGGACGAAAACGGGGCGGATATAATCGAAATAGGCATGCCTTTTTCCGATCCCGTGGCCGATGGGCCGGTGGTCGAAGCCGCGTCACTCAAGTGCCTTGATGACGGTATTGGCCTTAAATGGATTCTGGCAGGGCTTTTAGAGAACCGCGCTGGAATCAATGCCGGAATAGTGCTTATGGGGTATTTCAATCCGGTATTGCAGTTCGGTTTGGAAAAATTTGCAAAGGAAGCTCACGCAGCCGGAGTTAACGGCTTGATTATTGCCGATCTGCCGTTTGAAGAAGGTGTGGAATTCCGCGGTATTTTAGCAAAGTATGACATTGCACTTATTCCATTGGTCGGGTTGAATACCAGTCCTGAACGCATGGCACTGTATGCTGAAGGCGGTAACGGGTTCTGCTACTATGTATCAGTGCTCGGAACCACCGGTGACCGTGACAGTCTGCCCGGGGAGATCAAGGCCGGACTGGCACAGGCGCAGGATGTTTTTGATATTCCCGTAGCACTCGGTTTTGGGCTAAAGCACCCGTCACAGCTTGAAGCACTGGACGGTCTGGTAGACGCAGCTGTATTCGGATCTGCGCTTATCCGTCATATTGATGCGGGGAAAAGCAGCGCGGAATTTATGAAAATCTGGAAATAAAGCCCTGCGGGGTTTTTGCCTCAGGCGGTCATTGAAGGAAAACTTTTGCAAAAGTTTTCCTTCAATGACCGCTATGCTTTTTAAAGTTATAAACTTATTTTATTACGTGTTAAGTTATGCGGAAATAAGGGGCAGCTCCACCACAATCCGAAATCCTTCTTCACTGTTTTCCGCTTTCAGCAGTCCGCCATGAATTTGTGCTATTTTTTGCGCCGCCGCCAGTCCAAGGCCTGACCCGGGGATTTCATGTCCTTTCAGCCTGTGGAAAGGGTTGAATATTTCTTCAAGTCCATCTTCGGGGAGCGGGGCGTGGCTGTTGGTGACTTCTATTTTGGCTGTTTTTTTATCAGATGATAATTTTACTGATATTTTGCCGTGTTGTTCTGTGTATTTGAATGCATTCCCCAGAATGTTATCCAGTATGATTTTAATACCGTTGCGGTTGCAACCGGATAATCTCAGCTCTTCAAGGTCAGTACTTACGGTCATTTTATTGTGACTGGCGATGTGTTCATATTGAGCTAAAAGGTCAGAAATAAGTCCTTTAAGGTCAGCGGTTTCGGTTAATGCGGGGTTTTTCTGCATATCCAGCTTGGAGAACTCGATTATTTTGCCGATCAGTTCATCCATGTGAGTAATTTCGGCCTGCATGCCGATTATGAAAGTGTCACATCCTTTAGTGTTGCCGCTTTCAATTTTTTCTTTGACCATTTCAAGTGAAATCCGCATACGAGTCAGCGGGCTGCGCAGTTCGTGCGATACATTTGCGGTCAGTTCTCGGCTGCTTTTGATGATCTTTTCGAGACTTTCCGCCATATGATTGAATGTTTTACCCAGCTTGGCAATTTCGTCTTTTCCTTTGATTTCAACACGCTGTTTGAGGTCGCCCTGTCCCATTTTTGATGCCGAGTCGGTCAGTTTATTGATGGGTTTAATCATACGCCGTGCGACCGGAATCAAGAATATCGCCGCAAGTATGGTAAGCAGGGCCTGTGCTCTGAGGAACCAGATCTCTTCATTAAATTTGGGGAATGTGAGGAACAGGTGATAGGTAAACGGGTAACCTTTGGGAAGGTCGGCAGTGTATACGCCATATACGCTTTTAAGACTTCCGTGCTTTTTTTTATAAACGTATGCTCCCTCATGGGACTTTGCAGCTTCTCCTGCTACATACTCTTTCATGTCAGGAACTTGGATGCTTGACGAAGCAACCACTTCACCATACGGACCGGTTATCCAGACTTCAGCCTGCAACGACTTTGCAAGCGTTTTCAGCAGTGGAGTCAGAACTTTTTTTTCGTGCTCTGCGGAAATATGAGTGGAGCCAAGCTCCAGTTCTGCAAGGTTTTTTACGGTCATTATTTGCCTTTCCATATGATTGACACGGGGGCTTTGCGCCCAGAGTGATTTTATCACTCCTATTACAATCAGTTCAGAAACGACCAGCACCAGCATGAACGCCAGAAATATTTTCAGATATATGCGGCTTATTTTCATACTTCGCCTACAAACATATAGCCGGTTCCCCAGACAGTTTTTATGCGTGATTCGTGAGCTGGGTAGGGCTTTAAAATGGCACGTAATTTACTGATGTGTACATCGATGCTGCGGTCAAAGGCGTTGAAATCTTTGCCCCAGACCGAAGTCATGAGGTCGTCACGGGTGAGCGGTTTGCCCGGGTTTTCCATCAATGCTTTGAGGAGTCTGAATTCAGTAGAAGACAGTTCGAGGGATTTACCTTCAATTTCAAGTTTTTGATGGGCTATGTGCAGGACTATTCCGGCTATTTTAATTTGTCCTGAATTATTCTCGCCGGCAGCTCCGTTATCATGCGCTCTGCGGAGTACCGCCTTGATTCTGGCCAGCAGTTCGCGGGGGTTGAACGGTTTTGAGATATAGTCATCTGCTCCCAGTTCCAGGCCAACGATGCGGTCCGTGTCTTCACCTTTGGCCGTGAGCATGATTACCGGAATATTGGAATGCGGGCGCAGGCCGCGCAGCACTTCAAGCCCGTCTTTTCCGGGCATCATAATGTCGAGTATGATGATCGCCGGAGGTTCAGTTCTGATTGTCTCAAGTATTTTTTCGCCCGAGGGCAGGGTGTTGACTGTATATCCATAACCTTCAAGATATTGCGTAAGCAGATCCCGCAGTTTGGAGTCATCGTCCACGATCAGTATTGGGTGTTGCTGTTCCATTTGTTCAGATTACCTATGCCGGGCAGTTCATGAAAGAGTAAAAAAGGTGTTTTTACATTTGTTAACACTTTTTAGCATGAATCTAGTACTCTTAATCCTCTTTGCTGGTATTAGATATGAAAATGGAATGCAATGGAGATTTTATTTATGCCGTCTTATAAATTAAAATTTGTGACTGTCTGTATGCTGTCAATATTTAGTCTTTCGGCCTGCTCCCCTTTTAAACCTGATCCCAGAGATGCCATGACGCTTGGTGTGCCTATGCAGTATAAATTGTATTCATCCGAGCCGCGCGAACTGGGCAGATGGTGGGAAAAATTTGCTGACGAGAGCCTTAATAAGCTTGTTGAAGAGGCTGTAATTGCAGATTTTGACGTGCGTATCGCCTGGGCCAAGCTGCGTCAGCTTCGGGCAACGGCAGTTAAATCACGTGCCGACCTTTATCCTAAGCTTGACGGCAAAGCTTCATATAATAATGCCCGTTCCGGTAATGATGGAACAGAGGGAACCAAAGGCTCGACTGCAACTGATACGCATAAGCTTGGCCTTGCTGCATCTTACGAACTAGATCTCTGGGGTAAAATTGAAGCAAAATCTGCTTCCGGCGAACTTAATTTTCTTGTTTCCCGTGAGGATGTAAATACCGCGGCAATGAGCGTTGCTGCCGAAGTTGTAAACCGCTGGCTGGAGATTCAGATGCAGCGGAAGAAAAAAGAAATTTATAAAAAACAGCTGGAAACAAACGAAACCTACCTTGAGCTTATAGAGCTGCGTTTTCGCAACTCACTTGCAACGGCTCTTGATGTTTATCAGCAGCGCGAGACTGTTGCGCGAACCAAGGCCCTTATTCCTCCGGTTGAAGCCCGTGAACTTATTTTACTTCATGAACTGGCCCTCCTGCTTGGTAAACCTGCTGGAAGCATTTATGTGCGGACAGCTGATTTTCCGGATCTACCGGTAATGCCCGGACTTGGAATTCCTCTTGATTTGCTTGCAAACAGACCTGATGTGCGTGCGGCCGGACTGAAATTACAATCCGCTGACTGGGCCGTTACAGCGGCGCGTGCGGATCGTCTTCCTACAGTAAGTCTTTCAGCAGAGGCGGCTTTGAGCAGTGCTCAGCTTGCAAATATTTTTTCCGGCTGGATGACTTCACTTGCGGCTTCTGTCGTGGGTCCTATTTTTGATGGATATTCTCGTAAGGCAGAAGTTGAGCGGACCAGAGCTGTTGTTGATGAAAGGCTGCTTAATTATAAAGAGGCCGTTTATAAGGCTTTTAAAGAAGTGCAGGACTCGCTGGTGCAGGAAAAGTGGCAGCATGAATATATCCGCGCCCGTAAAAACCAGCTTGCTGCGGCAAGGACAAATCTGGAAGAAGCAGCCTCCCGTTATTTGCAGGGCCTTGAAGATTATCTTCCTGTTTTGAATGCTTTGGTAAGTGTTCAGAATCTGGAAATTAACATTGCAGAAGATGAAGCGGATCTGCTTACTTATCGCGTATCTCTGTACCGGGCGCTGGGCGGGACATGGACAGATTCTATAACTTCTCCTGATGAGCTTAAGCCGGAAAGTGATGATCAGGATGCCGTGGCTGCGGCGGAAAAACTCGAAAAAGAAACCGTTTCTGCGCAATAAGGAATTTATAATATGACCAGAAAAATTATGTACTACGTCAAGCAGATAGGCCTTAAAGGTATTGTTCCGCTATTGATTCTTGTTCTGGCTGGATTCGGAGCTAAGGCTATTATCAAGACCAAGCCTGTTGCCCGTAAAAAGGCTCCGGTTGCTTCGTCTCCGCTGGTAAATGTGGACGTGCTTAAATCTGAAAACTTCCAGATCTGGACTCCGGTTATGGGAACAGTTGAAGCGGCTAAGAAGATTACCCTTGAGCCGCAGGTCGCAGGCAGGGTTATATCTGTAAGTGAATCATTTATTCCCGGTGGATATTTCGAAAAAGGGGCAGAAATTCTGCGCATAGATCCTCTTGATTATGAGCTTGCAGTCAAGCAGCAGGAAGCTCTGGTTATTGAGGCTGAATACAGCCTGAAGGTTGAAAAAGGGCACCAGCGGGTTGCCGGTCGTGAGTGGAAACTTCTTAAAAAATCTTCTGGCGGCACAGCTCAGGAGGCGGAACTTGCTCTGCGTAAA harbors:
- the aroA gene encoding 3-phosphoshikimate 1-carboxyvinyltransferase, giving the protein MTSDKYIKIKAPSSKSLSHRALIAGALSEGTTVVLDPLDSNDINRTMDCLSTMGAKFHVDAGTTNVTGMTSGPKGGQKEPEILEMRDSGTTCRLITALAGAGKGLFRIQGTPRMHDRPIGALTDALESQGVKVTFSDKDGYPPVTLEADGFSGREMDISLEESSQYLSGLLLAAPLAHETAIINVVGKKAVSWPYVALTLNVMEDFRVSFEVETMQDGTWTKADWRMVEKVIPGEIRFRVNPSPYQRDEYRVEGDWSNASYFLAAGAVGNKAVKIEGLSTDSLQGDRAIMGILESMGARIESDSSGVIVHPSKLHGVEVDMGLCPDLVPTVAVAAAFADSPTTITNVAHLRIKECDRLEASAAEVMRAGGKAEMTDDSITIIPGRLKKTERIVFSTYDDHRLAMSTAIFSLAGIEAIPEEPGCVNKSFPGFWDEWAKVTKGNGC
- a CDS encoding prephenate dehydrogenase/arogenate dehydrogenase family protein — its product is MECEFNKIHSIAVIGSRGQMGGFLALKAERAGVLVHRFDQPIDEAELARLLPATDFVLLCIPVTVMDDVLPRIVPHMKKGAVLSDVGSVKGRPLQQMIRAYDGPVVGTHPLFGPVIPADFDPTVALVAGREEDRSSILAVKDFFERLDLGAFESTVEEHDKAMAMIQALNFSSTIAFLACSREIPNIEKFVTPSFKRRLESANKMVTQDSDLFVTISDANQYSHEAIRLFRSFLSLAAAGDMDLLAGRASWWWRENST
- a CDS encoding anthranilate synthase component I family protein; translation: MKIELTQYGKWLPADTQTPISLYLGLVGDAPGILLESAEVDGRLGRYSLIAWDFRLKLSPVRGKLSVECADSRLAGLASYSGMDFLEGLRAVMKALHVNTHAEVGELPALTRGLYGTLGYGIAGMLEPKLKDKLPAEDAEVRLALPGRVVLYDHLKHSCCFLSLDKGAVPEFTPPVFGAVCESTTVGEPVAVPGREKYIEGVNKVRDLIAEGECIQVVLSTRFSAPFSGDSFDLYRRLRQANPSPFMFYMKFSREEILLGSSPEMMARCERGRLEVRPIAGTRPRGKDAAGDRKYAEELLADPKECAEHVMLVDLGRNDLGRIAKPGSVSVEKFMQIEYFSHVMHITSYVEADLRDDHDAIDVLQATFPAGTLSGAPKIRAMEIISEIEEVPRGPYGGCIGFIGLDKDAINLDTGITIRSMWIRDGKCHWQAGAGIVYDSDPEMEWLECNNKARVLREILQSEGGDVFTRG
- a CDS encoding anthranilate synthase component II — translated: MFLLVDNFDSFTFNLVQAFQQLGAEPLVLRNDREDILELAESGKLKRVCLSPGPSRPENAGLSLEFLSRLSKDVPVLGVCLGHQTLGYHGGASIVRAGRIMHGKTSAVFHKKEGLFSGMDDPFQVCRYHSLVVNVDEAPDMMELTAWTGQREVMGMRYKDRPWAGVQFHPESILTPDGPKLLKNFLDGNI
- the trpD gene encoding anthranilate phosphoribosyltransferase; the protein is MSQIVSEALLLLSSGQDLSTEQADAVFEELFSGDMTNAQAGALLMGLRAKGETAIEVAAGVRAALREAKLIKGLNSKRIDTCGTGGDGSNSFNCSTAVALYLADMGYEVVKHGNRAVSSSCGSADVLEDLGISLGTTAGEAKGVLTDDKFVFLFAPNYHPAFGKIAPIRKELSIPTLFNLMGPLLNPARPTHQVLGVGRPEVMRLMAEVLALTDVEKAYVVHGAGAFDELTPFGVNDAFLVENGKLTEVRIDPADYGFAAASPEDVAVKDRPEALAAIRKVLAGTAPSAMLDMVALNLGAAVSLLDGTSLEVAMNKAKAKVAKGVDKEY
- a CDS encoding indole-3-glycerol phosphate synthase TrpC, whose translation is MLEKFRKSKQPEVDMLRKCEAEGTLPAPYEGQRISFADAVKRDESGMKVIAEYKRASPAKGDINLGLSAADVAGMYARGGASAISVLTEHKYFKGDLSYLEEIKSCGLPMLRKDFLVDPLQVVQTLSTPASALLVIVRMFADDDKLKEMIDKANECGLDAVVEAFDMTDLIRAKKAGAEIIQINNRDLDTLGVDMSRSVEFIREKAEGEIWICASGIAEPEDCAQMARLGYDCVLVGTSIMSSPDPQSKLAALVAGASS
- a CDS encoding phosphoribosylanthranilate isomerase; translation: MSLLVKVCGMTRLEDAIACEELGADFLGFIFHASSPRNVDKEFAGSFKPAKARKVGVFVRQSAAEVLEIVKGGHFDFAQLHGGQNEQFCKTVGRERVIKVLWPQRYESVREFQADIDRFAPFCAYMLFDAGNSGGGHGKSLAFDIFKDVTIPLPWLLAGGLCAENLTKAVDMAKPYGVDLNSGVESAPGIKDKNKLSAAFECIRSDKMRKES